A window of the Acidimicrobiales bacterium genome harbors these coding sequences:
- a CDS encoding MoxR family ATPase, whose protein sequence is MAAANEQDENRIFDDGANRGDATDVLDAETVEGYAEWFNQTLANVELVIKGKRDQVAMALICLLAEGHLLLEDVPGTGKTVLAKSIAASIGGSMSRIQFTPDLLPSDVTGGLIYRQDSGFELHRGPVFANVVLADEINRASPKTQAALLEVMEERQVTIGNESHAVPRPFVVIATQNPVEQAGTYRLPEAQLDRFLMRASLGYPSEDAEVAVLASQHRTPDALASVLDTEGVRHMIAVAGRVHVDETLHRYIVRLAAASRQRSELRLGMSTRGAIALVKASRGLAASQGREFVKTDDVKAVAPFVMTHRLLLTPDAELKRVDPAALVQQILESVDAPTAARAG, encoded by the coding sequence GTGGCTGCGGCAAACGAGCAAGACGAGAACAGGATCTTCGACGACGGCGCGAATCGCGGTGACGCAACCGACGTGCTCGACGCCGAGACGGTCGAGGGTTACGCCGAGTGGTTCAACCAGACGTTGGCCAACGTCGAGCTCGTGATCAAGGGCAAGCGCGATCAGGTGGCGATGGCGCTGATCTGCCTTCTCGCCGAGGGCCACCTTCTCCTGGAGGACGTTCCCGGCACCGGCAAGACGGTCCTGGCGAAGTCGATCGCCGCGTCGATCGGCGGGTCGATGAGCCGGATCCAGTTCACCCCGGATCTGCTGCCGTCGGACGTCACCGGCGGTCTGATCTATCGCCAGGACTCGGGCTTCGAACTCCACCGGGGGCCGGTCTTCGCCAACGTCGTCCTCGCCGATGAGATCAACCGAGCGTCACCGAAGACCCAGGCCGCGTTGCTCGAGGTCATGGAGGAGCGTCAGGTCACGATCGGCAACGAGAGCCACGCCGTGCCGCGGCCCTTCGTCGTGATCGCAACGCAGAATCCCGTCGAGCAGGCCGGGACCTACCGTCTGCCCGAGGCCCAGCTCGATCGATTCCTGATGCGGGCATCGCTCGGCTACCCCAGCGAGGATGCCGAGGTCGCCGTCTTGGCCTCGCAGCACCGTACGCCCGACGCCCTGGCGAGCGTGCTCGATACTGAGGGTGTCCGGCACATGATCGCGGTCGCTGGTCGAGTGCACGTCGACGAGACGCTACATCGCTACATCGTGCGCCTCGCCGCTGCTTCTCGACAGCGCAGCGAGCTCCGCCTCGGCATGTCGACTCGAGGGGCAATCGCCCTGGTGAAGGCCAGCCGAGGCCTCGCCGCATCACAGGGGCGTGAGTTCGTGAAGACCGACGACGTGAAGGCGGTCGCTCCCTTCGTCATGACCCACCGGCTCCTGCTCACGCCCGACGCCGAACTGAAGCGCGTCGATCCCGCCGCGCTGGTGCAGCAGATTCTCGAATCGGTCGACGCCCCGACCGCTGCTCGCGCTGGATAG
- a CDS encoding DUF58 domain-containing protein yields MAPLTRSGSTIGFLALASYLAGWLLGWNELMVCAAGCGLALLFAVGFVIGRHRVEVTRALSHDRVTVGEAATSTLTITNPGRTPVGPRRVEERSGERWTTIDITGLGPGATTSVDHLLDTRRRGIVDVGPAVIAKADPLGLMRREVEQAGVDQLWVQPRVVSLRPVPVGFAKDLEGPTSDTSPAGDVSFHAIREYSFGDDHRHVHWMSTARTGTLMVRHYVDNRRPQLTVLLDTDDVYDLMPTDDREGRSETTADTVDAAVEGDGFELAVEVAASLVVNTQLAQQPVSLVCSADDRTSEPPLDVLTTVAIDHAPLERRLRHTLAHAPATSVLVIVTGARPPASLLTIVEEAKRSAHVIVVRCCADADGLRLPGTTTFSVDRLESFQAAWNASL; encoded by the coding sequence GTGGCGCCTCTCACTCGATCCGGGTCGACGATCGGGTTTCTTGCCCTCGCCAGCTATCTGGCCGGGTGGCTGCTCGGATGGAACGAACTCATGGTCTGCGCCGCTGGCTGCGGGCTGGCGTTGTTGTTCGCCGTCGGCTTCGTCATTGGCCGTCATCGTGTCGAGGTGACGCGAGCGCTCTCCCATGATCGGGTGACCGTCGGCGAGGCGGCGACGTCGACGCTCACCATCACCAACCCCGGCCGCACGCCGGTCGGCCCGCGCCGGGTCGAGGAACGTAGCGGCGAGCGTTGGACGACCATCGACATCACCGGCCTCGGGCCGGGTGCCACGACAAGCGTCGATCATCTGCTCGACACTCGACGTCGAGGCATCGTCGACGTCGGTCCAGCGGTCATCGCCAAGGCCGATCCGCTCGGTCTCATGCGCCGAGAGGTCGAGCAGGCGGGGGTCGATCAGCTGTGGGTGCAGCCACGCGTCGTGTCGCTCCGACCGGTTCCGGTGGGGTTCGCGAAAGATCTCGAGGGACCGACGAGCGACACCTCGCCAGCGGGCGACGTGTCGTTTCACGCCATCCGTGAGTACTCGTTCGGCGACGATCACCGCCATGTCCATTGGATGTCGACCGCTCGGACCGGAACGCTCATGGTCCGCCACTACGTGGACAACCGACGGCCGCAGCTCACCGTCCTGCTCGACACCGACGACGTCTACGACCTGATGCCGACCGACGATCGCGAGGGGCGCAGCGAAACAACAGCGGACACCGTCGACGCTGCAGTTGAGGGCGATGGGTTCGAGCTCGCGGTCGAGGTGGCGGCGTCACTCGTCGTCAACACCCAGCTGGCGCAGCAGCCCGTCAGTCTGGTGTGCAGTGCCGATGATCGGACATCCGAACCTCCGCTCGACGTGCTCACCACCGTGGCGATCGACCACGCCCCACTCGAGCGACGACTTCGGCACACGCTCGCTCACGCGCCGGCAACCTCGGTGTTGGTCATCGTCACCGGGGCTCGCCCACCGGCGTCGCTACTGACCATCGTCGAAGAGGCGAAGCGGTCAGCACACGTGATCGTCGTTCGGTGTTGTGCCGACGCCGATGGGTTGCGGCTCCCCGGGACGACGACGTTCAGCGTCGACCGACTCGAGTCCTTCCAGGCCGCCTGGAACGCGAGTCTCTGA